One window of the Colletotrichum destructivum chromosome 4, complete sequence genome contains the following:
- a CDS encoding Putative isocyanide synthase/Spore wall maturation protein DIT1, whose amino-acid sequence MPSAIETPVRQPSPEVMLISKVAPQMMDDEALSTAAAILDIICRYRIRRPNETCPAELEGRLGFLSQIYRKVKARAQIRMCLPAFPFKSPNTRDKVLTRLPDKAEEFSLANLNGLCSAIKDLYEPGAKLTIISDGLVYNDLLGVPDKEVWAYGETLRDLAAEKNLTNIEFSRLQDLVHLPNLPSRLEEITYVANATNFRRALLNTFGRADYDPSKEISQNQDTCLTYRGYIKFLETDLRHVYPVGEDRSKTKFKTGIEYISKQMLQRGDAFARAVRENFRDHIRLSIHPSTGENKIPISPLPTTSYYTTPWHCSIAFDLNGAVTTGPRADFENDPKYELVHEDGRPSYFREASDLLRWKSDVTFEPMYPCGLLIRPAAGPKKLSIHDVEADKVRALAEVNSPVVLRGFSKTKDRDLFVKKAEEFGRPLPWKFGLVLEVKDQGADTRGLNNVLSSEWMPFHFDGLFKTHKVPQADGTEKLLPNPPRFQLFTSITPSPSDTGFTLFTPSRLLFQNLPAHLPLSRLRELTWNVQTSSFDSTKMTGLPLVVSHPTTGEPCLRYHEPWPETKTAFDATYVSIDDVAEAESADVCDTIDSLLHDRRNTLYFAWEQGDLLVSDNILAMHTRSDFTAGSPREMWRIHFD is encoded by the exons ATGCCGTCCGCCATAGAGACCCCGGTTCGCCAACCATCACCAGAGGTGATGCTCATCTCCAAAGTGGCTCCCCAGatgatggacgacgaggccctgtccacggccgccgccatcctcgacatcatctGCCGCTACCGCATCCGGCGGCCGAACGAGACCTGcccggccgagctcgagggccgcctcggcttcctctcCCAGATCTACCGGAAAGTCAAGGCCCGCGCCCAGATCCGCATGTGCCTCCCCGCGTTCCCCTTCAAGTCCCCCAACACAAGGGATAAGGTCCTCACCCGTCTGCccgacaaggccgaggagtTCTCGCTCGCGAACCTCAACGGCCTCTGCTCCGCCATCAAGGACTTGTACGAGCCCGGCGCGAAGCTCACCATCATCTCGGATGGACTGGTGTACAATG acctcctcggcgtccccGACAAGGAAGTCTGGGCATACGGAGAGACGTTGCGCGACCTCGCTGCCGAGAAGAACCTGACCAACATTGAGTTCTCGCGCCTCCAAGACCTCGTCCACCTGCCCAACCTCCCCAGCAGGCTCGAGGAGATCACAtacgtcgccaacgccaccaACTTCCGCCGCGCTCTCCTCAACACCTTTGGACGCGCCGACTACGACCCCTCCAAGGAGATCTCCCAGAACCAGGACACCTGCCTGACATATCGCGGGTACATCAAGTTCCTCGAGACCGACCTCCGTCACGTATACCCCGTCGGAGAGGACCGGTCCAAGACCAAGTTCAAGACGGGCATCGAGTACATCTCGAAGCAGATGCTCCAGCGTGGTGAT GCCttcgcccgcgccgtccgcgaGAACTTCCGCGACCACATCCGCCtctccatccacccatccaccGGCGAGAACAAGATCCCCATCAGCCCGCTGCCCACCACGAGCTACTACACCACTCCCTGGCACTGCTCCATCGCCTTCGAcctcaacggcgccgtcaccaccgGGCCCCGCGCCGACTTCGAGAACGACCCCAAGTACGAGCTCGTCCACGAGGACGGCCGGCCCAGCTACTTCCGCGAGGCGAGCGACCTGCTGCGCTGGAAGTCCGACGTCACCTTCGAGCCCATGTACCCCTGCGGCCTGCTCATccgcccggccgccgggcCCAAGAAGCTCTCCATccacgacgtcgaggccgacaaggtcCGTGCCCTGGCAGAGGTCAACTCCCCCGTCGTCCTCAGGGGCTtctccaagaccaaggaccGCGACCTGttcgtcaagaaggccgaggagtTCGGCAGGCCCTTGCCCTGGAAgttcggcctcgtcctcgaggtcaAGGACCAGGGCGCCGACACCCGCGGCCTGAACAACGTCCTGTCGTCCGAGTGGATGCCCTTCCACTTCGACGGCCTCTTCAAGACGCACAAGGTGCCCCAGGCAGACGGCACCGAGAAGCTTCTCCCCAACCCGCCCAG ATTCCAGCTCTTCACCTCCATCACCCCCTCGCCGAGCGACACCGGTTTCACCCTCTTCACCCCCTCGCGGCTCCTCTTCCAGAACCTGCCCGCCCACCTCCCCCTCTCGAGGCTCCGCGAGCTCACCTGGAACGTCCAAACCAGCTCCTTCGACTCGACCAAGATGACCGGCCTGCCCCTCGTGGTCTCCCACCCGACGACCGGCGAGCCCTGCCTGCGCTACCACGAGCCCTGGCCCGAGACCAAGACGGCCTTCGACGCGACCTACGTTtccatcgacgacgtcgccgaggccgagagcgcCGACGTCTGCGACACCATCGACTCCCTGCTCCACGACCGCAGGAACACGCTCTACTTCGCCTGGGAGCAgggcgacctcctcgtcagcgACAACATCCTGGCCATGCACACGCGCAGCGACTTCACCGCCGGGTCCCCGAGGGAGATGTGGCGCATTCACTTTGACTAG